The following are encoded together in the Melitaea cinxia chromosome 22, ilMelCinx1.1, whole genome shotgun sequence genome:
- the LOC123664376 gene encoding uncharacterized protein LOC123664376 — MPLITERSQDGLSLKSWRGSGTTRGVVQECGGAIKKGDKSFLENYEPISHLSQMIQDTEKHNQPLCMAFVDYEEAFESTENWTILDALQRCHIDSRYIEVLRYMYKAASMTVYI; from the exons atgcCGTTGATTACTGAAAG gtcaCAGGACGGCCTGTCCTTAAAGTCTTGGCGAGGCTCGGGTACCACCAGAGGCGTGGTCCAAGAGTGCGGTGGTGCTATTAAGAAAGGTGATAAGTCTTTCTTGGAGAATTACGAACCGATCTCACATCTGAGCCAA ATGATACAAGATACGGAAAAgcataatcaaccgctgtgtatggcatttgtggactacgaggaAGCCTTTGAATCGACCGAGAACTGGACTATCCTAGAtgctctgcagagatgtcatatagACTCGCGATATATTGAGGTACTGAGATATATGTACAAAGCGGCGAGCATGACTGTGTATATCTAA
- the LOC123664377 gene encoding uncharacterized protein LOC123664377, translating into MAKLLLLLIFGLIPCTLTKCILKEARSEFSRSINQFSTEILTKIAAEQENHFVVSIPSIWILLASISLGATGATLEELNQVLRWKNKKCFNKRSLKISTTDASGNSTGVVIERASNIYVDSKLTIHKNFENKILKSGLSKFENISFENVDSAAQTINDFVRRATHENIEQIVSPGDLANVLMIMVDVVYFKGAWQNKFPKENTQINPFYNENGEKIGEVNLMSLTSTLKMLYVKTLNAHVLELPYGNNNQYSMLLFRPFYGGSLQYVIENFKNTSLFTIVEMLKSTTEDEVIVQIPRFEMASDLRTLKALLISMGLKSPFHSSKANFKSITHQDLYVSDIIQKANIKVTEEGTVASAATEMEISFRSSPGEFIANKPFLFMIFDKKFKVPIFTGAYSKPSPFEINLGHVFEVSGNEDVLNSRKPLENNLQITIGPYSISHKCTVEKAGPSFKRAVYEFSTNLLTRVAVEKENHFVASTFSAWTLLMSVSLGATDSTLAELKQVLNLENNKCFNNKYLEIANSINSDNNTDVVLEKTSKVYVDSNLPIQKPFRRKISQAGSTFETLSFDDPDRAAQTINDYVSLVTHESIDDIVSPGDVNDVLMVMLDAIYFKGPWKSPFTKEETEPSPFYNERGVEIGSVNLMFLSSALKMRRIEKIKASVLELEYGNDGRYSMYLFLPFESTSLYSVIENLKVISISTINKLFKELKQETVMAQIPRFKITSDLSNLKELLIDMGVKSMFDYSARFSLISHYPLYVSTFTQKADIEVTEEGTVASSATEAGYSFRTLPDEFVANRPFMFMIVDKKYDIPLFTGAYSKPSLF; encoded by the exons ATGgcaaagttattattattgttaatctTTGGATTAATCCCGTGTACTCTCACCAAATGTATTTTGAAGGAAGCGCGTTCAGAATTTAGTCGATCCATTAATCAGTTCTCAACTGAAATATTAACCAAAATAGCTGCAGAACAAGAAAATCACTTCGTTGTTTCCATTCCATCAATATGGATATTATTAGCGTCAATATCACTGGGTGCTACAGGTGCGACATTGGAAGAACTTAATCAGGTTTTAAGGtggaaaaataaaaagtgttttaATAAGAGAAGTCTAAAAATATCAACCACCGACGCATCTGGCAATAGCACCGGCGTCGTCATAGAGAGAGCCTCGAACATATACGTAGACAGTAAGTTgacaattcataaaaattttgaaaacaaaattctAAAATCAGGTCTgagtaaatttgaaaatatatcatTCGAAAATGTCGATTCAGCCGCGCAAACTATAAACGATTTTGTGAGAAGAGCAACACATGAAAATATAGAGCAAATTGTGTCTCCAGGAGATCTTGCCAATGTTCTCATGATAATGGTTGACGTCGTTTACTTCAAGGGTGCTTGGCAAAATAAATTTCCAAAGGAAAATACACAAATTAATccattttataatgaaaatggaGAAAAAATTGGTGAAGTAAATCTCATGAGCTTGACCAgtacattaaaaatgttatatgtaaaaactttaaacGCTCATGTCCTTGAACTGCCGTATGGGAATAATAATCAGTACTCCATGTTACTCTTCCGGCCATTCTACGGCGGATCTCTACAATATGTTATAGAAAACTTTAAGAATACAAGTTTATTTACAATAGTTGAAATGTTAAAAAGTACTACCGAGGATGAGGTTATAGTTCAGATACCGAGATTTGAGATGGCGTCAGATCTTCGTACCTTGAAAGCATTGTTGATTAGCATGGGTTTGAAATCGCCATTTCACAGTTCAAAAGCTAATTTCAAGTCAATAACGCATCAAGATTTATACGTATCGGACATAATTCAGAAGGCCAATATAAAGGTAACTGAGGAAGGAACTGTTGCAAGTGCTGCGACTGAAATGGAAATCAGTTTCAGATCATCTCCAGGCGAGTTTATTGCCAATAAAccgtttttatttatgatatttgatAAGAAGTTCAAGGTGCCAATATTTACCGGTGCCTATTCGAAGCCAAGTCCATTT GAGATAAACTTGGGTCATGTGTTTGAAGTATCTGGAAACGAGGACGTGTTAAATTCAAGGAAACCTCTAGAAAACAATTTACAGATTACAATTGGCCCTTACTCAATAAGTCATAAG TGCACTGTGGAGAAAGCAGGGCCGTCTTTCAAGAGAGCAGTTTACGAATTCTCTACCAATTTATTAACTAGAGTCGCTGTAGAAAAAGAAAACCACTTCGTGGCATCCACGTTTTCGGCGTGGACATTATTGATGTCGGTATCGTTAGGCGCAACTGATTCAACCCTAGCGGAATTAAAGCAGgttttaaatttggaaaataataaatgcttcaACAATAAATACCTAGAAATTGCAAATAGCATAAATTCAGACAATAATACAGACGTCGTCTTGGAGAAAACTTCGAAAGTGTATGTAGACAGTAATTTACCAATTCAGAAGCCGTTTAGGAGGAAAATTTCACAAGCTGGAAGTACATTTGAAACTTTATCATTCGATGATCCCGATAGAGCGGCGCAGACTATAAACGATTATGTCAGTCTTGTGACACACGAATCCATAGACGACATAGTGTCCCCGGGAGACGTTAATGATGTTCTGATGGTCATGCTCGATGCTATATACTTTAAGGGACCTTGGAAATCCCCATTTACTAAAGAAGAAACTGAACCGAGTCCGTTTTACAATGAACGAGGAGTTGAAATAGGTTCCGTAAACCTTATGTTCTTGTCCAGTGCGCTTAAAATGAGAAGAATAGAGAAGATCAAAGCTAGTGTCCTTGAACTGGAGTACGGTAACGATGGTAGATATTCGATGTATCTCTTCCTGCCTTTCGAGAGCACATCTCTATATTCAGTTATAGAAAATCTAAAGGTTATAAGTATATCCACGATAAACAAGTTATTCAAAGAACTGAAACAGGAAACGGTGATGGCACAAATACCTAGATTTAAGATAACGTCGGATCTAAGTAACTTGAAAGAACTTTTGATTGATATGGGCGTGAAATCAATGTTTGACTATTCTGCTCGTTTCTCGTTAATATCGCACTATCCTTTATATGTCTCGACGTTCACACAGAAGGCTGACATAGAAGTGACGGAAGAAGGAACGGTAGCAAGTTCTGCGACTGAAGCTGGATACAGCTTCCGAACACTACCTGATGAGTTTGTCGCGAACAGACCTTTCATGTTTATGATAGTAGACAAGAAATATGATATACCATTATTTACTGGTGCATATTCGAAGCCAAGCCTATTTTAg